The Candidatus Neomarinimicrobiota bacterium genomic sequence TCTGCTTCGTGGTGGGCAACGAGGTCATCGGCGTGTCAGAGGAGCTGGTGGCCCTGGCCGACCTGTGCCTGGAGCTGCCCATGGCGGGGATCAAGCAGTCGCTGAACGTGGCCACGGCGTTCGGGGTGCTGGGCTACGAGCTGGCCCGGCGGTATCGCTACAGCCATCCCTCCGGCTAAGAATTCCATTGGCTGGGCCGGCTGGGATACAGCCCCGCCAGCATACGGGCGGCGTTCGGGAAGCTCTTATATCGGAAATCACCCCTGGCGGGCAGGTGCGATGCACACCTTTTCTACAGGATCGGGTCGGTCACCTCGATGGTATCATTCTTCTCGTTGTCGACCAGGTGCGAAACCTTGTGGGCCTCCATCTCATCGCTGGGGTAGGGGCTGCACAATGGCAGGAGTTCGTCCGCCGTGGTGACTTCGCGATTGAGCCAGGTGGCCAATCCCGCTTCAGAGAGAATCACCGGCATGCGGTGATGGATGGGAGCTACCAGCTCGTTTGGTCCGGTGGTGATGATGGCGCAGCTATAGATAGGTTCCTCCCCTCTGGGGCCCCAGACCTCCCACAGGGCTGCCAGGGCGAAGGGGACTCCGCCGCGGAGGTAGATATACCACGGCTGGGAACCTTCGATGGATTTCTGCCAGAGGAAGAAGCCGTCGGCGAGTACGGTGCACCGCCGCTTCTCCAGACGCACCTGCATGGCTTCCAGTTCGAGCAGCGACTCTTTCCGCACCTGGAAGAGCCCCGCCCCAACCGCGGGATGATGGGCCTCGGCGGGGATCAATCCCCAGACCAGCTCAGAGACCCGGTTGATCCCCTCACGC encodes the following:
- a CDS encoding SOS response-associated peptidase, whose translation is MRLSLFAPEENMLRRFHLSKPLSSYRRRYNIAPGQKVTVLVEREGINRVSELVWGLIPAEAHHPAVGAGLFQVRKESLLELEAMQVRLEKRRCTVLADGFFLWQKSIEGSQPWYIYLRGGVPFALAALWEVWGPRGEEPIYSCAIITTGPNELVAPIHHRMPVILSEAGLATWLNREVTTADELLPLCSPYPSDEMEAHKVSHLVDNEKNDTIEVTDPIL